Within the Drosophila miranda strain MSH22 chromosome Y unlocalized genomic scaffold, D.miranda_PacBio2.1 Contig_Y2_pilon, whole genome shotgun sequence genome, the region ACACTTTCATGAGGCTCGACTGCAGCAGCTCCCCGAGGGTGCGGCAGGTGTCCAAGTCGTAGCTGAAGAGCGTCTGGTAGCCACCGCCCACCCTCTGCTGCAGGGTGATGGCGGTGCGCAGCCCCTGCCGCAGCGTGCGGTTCAAATGGATGTCCAGATTGAGGTTGCCCTGCGGCGTCAGCCTGCCCCTGATGCTGCCGCAGAACTCCGGGCTGTACTCCACGCTGACGTTGGTGAAAGTGCTCTGCAGATGCTCCtctcaatcaatcaatcagcTGGCCAGCCGTATCCACACTTTGTTCGAGTCACACAGCTGTCTGCCACATAAAGAGTCAAGTTCAGTTGCAACCGGCGGCCAGCACTGAAAGTTGTTGCATGCCACATGTGCACCGCTAAGCGGTGTTTAATTGGAAACACAGTTGGGTGTTGCTTTTGACCGGTCCTCCGGCTGTGCCTGGGGGGGCATCAACTTTCAGCAGCCTTGCGGACAGCTGATGGACATCCAGCCCGAATGCCAAGCAAATATTACGCATACGTCGCGTGGCCCCCTTCCCCCACGCCCCACGCCCCTCCAGCTCGCTCTAGTCTCTTCCTGCCACTCGCTTAATTGCTGAGCCGCGTGGAACGTTTAATTGCAAATTATTCAAATGCCTCTGCCGCAGCGGCAGCTGTCATAACCAGTCGCCGGCAGCAGCTGCCACGCCATTGAAATTAGGCGTGAAATGTCATTAGCGGCAAATGTCAAAGCGTTGAAAGCTTGGAAGGTAACCTAGTTTCCAAAAGGCCAGGGGAGCAATCAAATCTGGCCACCGAAACACCGCAATGCGGCGGAAATTCTGAGAAATTCAATGAAGCTCTCAGTGCTTGATCTTTCGACCCTTGACACAGTTCTCTATATATAAATCTAGAGTCGTGTTCCCTGGAAAACCTCGCGATCACGAGGCCCACACGTACCCGGCTTTGGGCAAACAACAAACACTAGAGGCCCCAGCGATCCGAAGATCGAAACGAATGGAAAATGCGCCGTACCCGCATCCGACGACCACCGTCGAGCGAGTTGCATGCCGTGTGAAGGTGATTTCTATTTTTAATCGGGAATGTAATGCTATTTTCAATCCCGTTTCGGTGTCTGACCCAGCTCTGGACTTGATTTATCCCATAGTTTATTCGGTTTGATGCCTGGGATGCGAGAGAGAACTGGGGTTGGCAGGGCCACAGGAAACCTGACTTTGGGGTTGCTTAGAGGTCATAACCCCCCTCCCCAATTTACGATGGCCAAATTTCAGCGATTTCCCCCCATCAAAccccagcagcggcagcatcatcatcgtcTCGTATCATCTCGTCGAATTGTCATCTAATAAAGTGCTAAAAGCCCGCCGACAGccacagaaacaacaacacaTTTGAATGCCATGCAATGACAATGACCGATAAAGGGGAGGgcgggagagagggagattaAATGCCTGGGATAGTGGCCGGGCCAGTGCTGAGGGGGGAAgcgagatagagagagatcTCCACTTTACAGTTAGCAAATGTCGATGCAATTCAATGCCAAGGAGCGGGGGTGTCTGTGGCCCTCCCCCGCTCTCCTCCGACACTCTGACACTCTGGCAATCAAGCTGGAATCTCCCCCTCCGACACTCAGGCAATCTCCCCACTCTCCCCTCTCCGCCTGGCCGCTCTCTGAGCTCAAGACATGTCCGAACACGTCTGCGCCATACCCTCGCCGAAGGGTACAACGATTTCCCACAGATGTTGCAGGTTTAG harbors:
- the LOC108159828 gene encoding uncharacterized protein LOC108159828, whose amino-acid sequence is MWHATTFSAGRRLQLNLTLYVADSCSTFTNVSVEYSPEFCGSIRGRLTPQGNLNLDIHLNRTLRQGLRTAITLQQRVGGGYQTLFSYDLDTCRTLGELLQSSLMKVWLRNVFRYGHLPTRCPIQPALYDLRDFRLENYSIPGYLRPGLFRLNDTNYYRRPRGGRRRLVATFTLDIKLYYNGKPDVPPFGPLFGCTFASRSATSLELIA